The proteins below are encoded in one region of Oncorhynchus tshawytscha isolate Ot180627B linkage group LG04, Otsh_v2.0, whole genome shotgun sequence:
- the LOC112248367 gene encoding cationic amino acid transporter 4 produces MATCGRGCVPAVRFCQRLNRLKTLDDDLMVTSMKRCLTMVDLALLGVGGMVGSGLYVLTGTVAKDTAGPAVVLSFLIAGIASLMAALCYAEFGARVPRTGSAYMFTYVSCGEIWAFLIGWNVVLEYMIGGAAVARAWSGYLDSMFNHTIQNYTENHIMKWNVPYIAHYPDLLAAGILVVATIFITFGVRVSSWLNHIFSAVSLVVILFILVFGFVLADPVNWSQKEGGFAPFGVSGVMAGTATCFYAFVGFDVIAASSEEAKNPQRAIPMATAISLCMAATAYILVSTVLTLMVPWHSLDPNSALSDAFFRRGYSWAGYIVAVGSICAMNTVLLSNLFSLPRIVYAMAEDGLFFAFFAKVNPVTKVPVNAILVFGLLMAVMALIFDLEALVQFLSIGTLLAYTFVAASVIVLRFQPEKEKTSSKANSTTSPNTNYNPEPSPEASESQIIAQDSGELKEYESFSDKLQLVEMQKTRERSAPGVLKARWEPYLGRLLGDFEPGEVVAFSVLAVMVSSVSLCAVFVFGSNQLQLPTWSFAVLIVVFGSTFLLSLVVIYAHEPHINTKTFQVPLVPFIPGASILMNVFLMLKLSPMTWIRFTVWVAAGLLVYFGYGIWHSKEGLRELQPKDMAARYVVLPSGSLVETVQSVQPNGHGDASALHTTPSPAQSAEEQQAKR; encoded by the exons ATGGCGACCTGTGGGCGTGGTTGCGTCCCGGCAGTGCGTTTCTGCCAAAGGCTGAACCGACTGAAGACCCTGGATGATGATTTGATGGTGACATCAATGAAGCGCTGCCTGACCATGGTGGACCTGGCCCTGCTGGGTGTTGGGGGCATGGTGGGCTCTGGTCTCTACGTCCTGACAGGCACTGTGGCCAAGGACACCGCGGGACCTGCCgtggtcctctccttcctcataGCAGGCATCGCCTCCCTGATGGCCGCCCTCTGCTATGCTGAGTTCGGGGCTCGCGTGCCCAGAACGGGCTCAGCCTACATGTTCACCTATGTTTCTTGTGGAGAAATATGGGCCTTTCTCATTGGCTGGAACGTAGTGTTGGAGTACATGATTGGTGGGGCCGCGGTGGCGCGGGCGTGGAGTGGTTACCTGGACTCCATGTTTAACCACACTATCCAGAACTACACAGAGAACCACATAATGAAGTGGAATGTTCCCTATATCGCCCACTACCCTGACCTGCTGGCCGCCGGGATTCTAGTGGTTGCCACCATCTTCATAACCTTCGGAGTGCGAGTCTCTTCTTGGCTCAACCACATCTTCTCCGCTGTTAGTCTGGTTGTCATACTCTTCATCTTGGTGTTTGGCTTCGTGCTGGCCGATCCAGTCAACTGGAGCCAGAAGGAAGGAGGTTTTGCACCGTTCGGTGTGTCTGGGGTTATGGCAGGCACAGCCACCTGCTTTTACGCATTTGTTGGCTTCGATGTGATTGCAGCCTCCAGCGAGGAGGCAAAGAACCCCCAGCGAGCCATTCCTATGGCCACAGCCATCTCCTTGTGCATGGCAGCCACAGCCTACATCCTGGTCTCCACTGTCCTCACTCTCATGGTGCCCTGGCACTCCCTCGATCCCAACTCCGCTCTGTCTGACGCCTTCTTCCGCCGAGGCTACAGCTGGGCTGGCTACATCGTGGCAGTAGGGTCCATCTGTG CCATGAACACAGTGCTCCTCAGcaacctcttctccctccctcggATTGTTTACGCTATGGCGGAGGATGGCCTCTTCTTCGCCTTCTTCGCCAAGGTCAACCCTGTCACCAAGGTCCCTGTGAATGCCATCTTGGTGTTTGGCCTCCTCATGGCCGTCATGGCCCTCATCTTTGACCTGGAGGCCCTGGTCCAGTTCCTGTCCATCGGCACCCTCCTGGCCTACACCTTTGTGGCAGCCAGTGTCATTGTGCTGCGCTTCCAGCCTGAGAAGGAGAAGACCAGTTCCAAGGCTAACTCCACTACCTCCCCTAACACCAACTACAACCCAGAGCCCTCACCCGAAGCCTCCGAGTCCCAGATCATAGCTCAGGACAGCGGGGAGCTGAAGGAGTATGAGTCCTTCTCAGACAAGCTACAGCTGGTGGAGATGCAGAAGACCAGGGAACGCAGCGCCCCAGGGGTGTTGAAGGCCCGCTGGGAGCCCTACCTGGGCAGGTTGCTAGGGGACTTTGAGCCGGGGGAGGTGGTGGCCTTCTCTGTGCTGGCGGTGATGGTGagctctgtgtccctctgtgccGTTTTTGTGTTTGGGAGTAACCAGCTGCAGCTGCCTACGTGGAGCTTTGCCGTGCTAATAGTGGTGTTTGGCTCAACCTTCCTCCTCAGCCTGGTCGTCATATATGCCCATGAACCACATATCAACACCAAAACCTTCCAG GTACCCTTGGTCCCATTCATCCCTGGTGCAAGCATCCTCATGAATGTGTTCCTAATGCTGAAGCTCAGCCCAATGACCTGGATCCGCTTTACCGTATGGGTGGCTGCAG GTCTACTGGTGTATTTTGGCTATGGGATATGGCACAGTAAGGAGGGCCTGAGGGAGCTGCAGCCCAAGGACATGGCTGCCAGGTACGTGGTGCTCCCTAGTGGCAGCCTGGTAGAGACAGTCCAGTCAGTGCAGCCGAACGGACATGGGGACGCCAGCGCCCTCCACACCACCCCCTCCCCCGCCCAGTCTGCTGAAGAGCAGCAGGCAAAGAGATGA